From Bacillus pumilus, one genomic window encodes:
- the nagE gene encoding N-acetylglucosamine-specific PTS transporter subunit IIBC produces the protein MFQFFQKLGKSFMLPIAVLPAAGIILAIGREDVFDIPFIHAAGNAIFANLALIFAMGIAIGIAKDGNGAAALSGAISYFILSAGTTSINSTNNMGVLGGILCGLLAGYVYNRFKDTKLPEYLGFFSGRRLVPIMTALFTILLAAVFGYVWPPIQSGINGLGEWILSLGATGAGLFGFFNRLLIPLGLHHVLNNLFWFQFGEFSGATGDLARFFKGDPSAGVFMTGFFPVMMFGLPAACLAMIVTAKPEKRKATAGLMIGMALTSFITGITEPIEFSFMFLSPLLYGVHAVLTGLSLFIVNTIGIHSGFAFSAGAIDYVLSFGIAQKPLMLLGVGVLYGIVYFVVFYFLIKLLKLKTPGREDDDIEDIAADDTKTAGASMLVEGLGGKDNITTIDHCATRLRLTVEDTHLLNEGTLKKAGAKGVLTSGKTSVQIIIGTNVEFVADDLRKEVDRD, from the coding sequence GTGTTTCAGTTTTTTCAAAAGCTAGGCAAATCATTTATGCTTCCAATCGCTGTGCTTCCGGCAGCAGGGATTATTTTGGCTATTGGGCGGGAGGATGTATTCGATATCCCGTTTATTCATGCGGCAGGGAATGCTATTTTTGCAAACTTGGCTTTAATTTTTGCAATGGGTATAGCGATCGGCATTGCAAAGGATGGTAATGGGGCAGCGGCATTATCAGGTGCGATCTCTTATTTTATTTTATCAGCTGGTACAACGTCGATTAATTCAACGAACAATATGGGGGTATTGGGCGGTATTTTATGCGGGCTATTGGCAGGGTATGTGTACAATCGCTTCAAGGATACAAAACTGCCGGAATACTTAGGGTTCTTTAGCGGAAGACGGCTTGTGCCCATTATGACCGCACTTTTCACCATTCTATTAGCAGCCGTTTTCGGATATGTATGGCCTCCGATTCAAAGCGGGATCAATGGTTTAGGGGAATGGATTTTAAGTCTTGGTGCGACGGGTGCAGGGCTGTTTGGTTTCTTTAACCGATTGCTCATTCCATTAGGGCTTCATCATGTGCTGAATAACTTATTTTGGTTTCAATTCGGGGAATTCAGCGGGGCAACAGGGGATCTAGCTCGATTCTTTAAAGGAGATCCAAGTGCGGGTGTCTTTATGACCGGGTTCTTCCCAGTGATGATGTTCGGTCTGCCAGCGGCATGTCTAGCCATGATTGTGACCGCAAAGCCTGAAAAGCGAAAAGCTACAGCTGGCTTGATGATTGGGATGGCGCTTACGTCATTTATTACAGGGATCACTGAACCAATTGAATTTTCATTTATGTTTTTATCTCCACTCTTATATGGTGTCCATGCTGTGCTAACAGGTCTTTCGCTCTTTATTGTGAACACCATTGGAATTCATAGCGGCTTCGCCTTTTCAGCAGGAGCGATTGATTACGTTTTAAGCTTTGGCATCGCACAAAAACCACTCATGCTGCTCGGAGTTGGGGTGCTTTATGGCATTGTGTACTTTGTCGTTTTCTATTTCCTCATTAAACTGTTAAAGCTCAAAACACCAGGCAGGGAAGATGATGACATTGAAGATATTGCAGCCGATGATACGAAGACGGCAGGTGCGAGTATGCTTGTAGAGGGACTTGGCGGCAAAGACAATATCACCACGATTGATCATTGTGCCACTCGTCTACGTTTAACAGTAGAAGATACACATTTATTAAATGAAGGCACATTGAAAAAAGCAGGTGCCAAAGGGGTACTGACTTCAGGGAAAACCTCCGTACAAATCATCATTGGAACGAATGTAGAATTTGTCGCAGATGATCTCCGCAAGGAAGTCGATCGAGATTGA
- a CDS encoding DUF817 domain-containing protein gives MKTLFHFAYLQAMSCLFPVMIFAALALSKMVAIPFLHRYDFILLLCLLAQILMLTLRLETLNELKVICLFHLIGIGLEMYKVHMGSWSYPEEAYTKVFGVPLYSGFMYASVASYIYQALSRLQVQMASWPHPFFSIGISLCIYLNFFTHHWLYDLRWWLTLLLVVVFRKTSVSFQVGSSTFRMPLVVSFLLIGFFIWIAENVTTFLGAWQYPNQQHAWSLVHLGKISSWFLLVVISIVLVIEQRKQKNVQPI, from the coding sequence ATGAAAACATTATTCCATTTTGCTTACTTACAGGCGATGTCGTGTCTATTCCCTGTCATGATCTTTGCGGCGCTTGCCCTATCAAAGATGGTGGCTATTCCTTTTCTTCACCGGTATGATTTCATTCTACTGCTTTGCCTCCTGGCACAGATTCTCATGCTGACGCTTCGGCTGGAGACATTGAATGAACTGAAGGTGATTTGTCTATTTCACCTCATTGGAATTGGCTTAGAAATGTATAAAGTACATATGGGTTCTTGGTCCTATCCTGAAGAAGCTTATACGAAGGTCTTTGGGGTTCCGCTCTATAGCGGGTTTATGTATGCGAGTGTAGCAAGCTATATTTATCAGGCCCTGTCCCGACTTCAAGTGCAGATGGCTTCATGGCCCCATCCGTTTTTTTCAATCGGGATCAGTTTGTGCATTTATCTCAATTTCTTTACGCATCATTGGCTCTATGATCTCAGGTGGTGGCTGACATTGCTGCTTGTTGTCGTGTTTCGAAAAACGTCCGTCTCGTTTCAGGTTGGCTCTTCTACCTTTCGAATGCCGCTTGTCGTCTCATTTCTGCTGATTGGTTTCTTCATTTGGATTGCCGAAAATGTCACCACCTTTTTAGGAGCATGGCAATATCCAAATCAACAGCACGCTTGGTCTCTCGTACATCTTGGGAAAATCAGTTCTTGGTTTTTACTTGTTGTAATCAGTATTGTGCTGGTGATCGAACAGCGCAAACAAAAAAACGTTCAGCCCATTTGA
- a CDS encoding DoxX family protein — protein sequence MFTKFLQTNVWAAVILLAARLYIGWTWLTSGIGKLTGGFDASGYLQFAIAEPVVKDGHLVYPFYVWFLENVALPNAGLFSAMVMWGEILVGLGLIVGLFTTTAAFFGSVMNVSFLLAGTVSVNPLLLLIAIVIMAAKGNAGKFGLDYVAGPVLKRTMKRKPHLEVAS from the coding sequence ATGTTTACAAAATTCTTACAAACGAATGTATGGGCAGCGGTTATCCTTTTGGCAGCAAGACTTTATATCGGATGGACTTGGCTGACATCTGGTATAGGAAAACTAACAGGCGGATTCGATGCATCAGGATATTTACAATTTGCGATAGCTGAACCTGTTGTCAAAGATGGCCATTTAGTGTATCCGTTCTATGTATGGTTTTTAGAAAATGTCGCTTTGCCGAATGCGGGACTATTCAGTGCCATGGTCATGTGGGGAGAAATCTTAGTAGGTCTAGGATTAATCGTTGGATTGTTCACAACAACTGCAGCCTTTTTCGGAAGCGTGATGAATGTCTCTTTCTTACTAGCTGGTACCGTCTCTGTCAACCCGCTTCTCTTGCTCATTGCCATCGTCATCATGGCAGCGAAAGGGAATGCAGGCAAATTTGGACTTGATTATGTCGCAGGTCCAGTCTTGAAACGAACAATGAAAAGAAAGCCGCATTTAGAAGTGGCTTCATAA
- a CDS encoding YjgB family protein: MKKTTAFVVTASLASSALIGFSPAVSAHAMTKTAVEQSVPQGPKNTLNNVYELAHKGQMPYYAEGLKIGVQTKKDVHHKLGNPYPETGHSSFDLYHAEMGNPGFAFHYDAKGKIDEIRYFGTNVEKETNIGGMTPSLLKKQLGPADSVSTISQTKEKKYVYRTGDYELEFIVGHDPDINQHKLTVLHINLMKADS, encoded by the coding sequence TTGAAAAAAACAACCGCTTTTGTCGTGACTGCTTCACTCGCTTCGTCCGCCCTAATTGGTTTCAGCCCTGCGGTCTCAGCACACGCCATGACCAAAACAGCAGTAGAACAATCCGTTCCTCAAGGTCCGAAAAACACATTAAACAACGTGTATGAGCTGGCACATAAAGGACAAATGCCGTACTATGCAGAAGGACTAAAAATTGGTGTTCAAACAAAAAAAGACGTTCATCATAAACTAGGAAATCCATATCCAGAAACAGGTCACAGCAGCTTTGATTTGTATCATGCTGAAATGGGGAATCCGGGATTTGCTTTTCATTATGATGCAAAAGGCAAAATTGACGAAATCCGTTATTTCGGTACAAATGTAGAAAAAGAAACGAATATCGGCGGGATGACCCCTTCCCTATTAAAGAAACAACTTGGACCAGCGGATTCGGTCAGCACCATCTCTCAGACAAAAGAGAAAAAATACGTGTATCGAACTGGAGATTATGAGCTTGAATTTATCGTCGGCCATGACCCAGATATAAATCAGCATAAACTCACCGTCCTGCATATTAACCTGATGAAAGCCGATTCCTAA
- a CDS encoding LTA synthase family protein, with protein sequence MKTFIQKRGLGFFVIAAILLWLKTYSAYLIEFKLGISNVLQHILLFVNPISSSLFFLGFALLFKKKWQPAAIIVIHFFMSFLLYANIVYYRFFNDFITLPTVMQAGTNGGQLGDSAFSLMRWTDMFYFMDTIILIVLAVRMKKQQQTSTATVPVQKSKSFRLVLVSSVVIFVMNLVAAEIDRPELLSRSFDRNYLVKYLGAYNFTVFDAIQNVKSNSQRALANSNDVTDVENYLKANSADPNPAYYGKAKGMNVITISLESLQNFVIDYKVNGKEVTPFLNSLAHDNQTFYFDNFFHQTGQGKTSDAEFMMDTGLFPLSQGSVFINKAQNTYQALPGILKKDQYTSAEFHGNTKTFWNRNEMFKSFGYDRFYDSEYYDMNEQDTKNYGLKDKPFFKESMPMLENLKQPFYSKFITLSNHFPFGMDEGDTDFEPGDFGDSVVNNYFQSAHYLDEAIEQFFNDLKKSGLYDNTVVIMYGDHYGISENHNEAMEKVTGQKIGDYENAQLMRVPLFIHVPGVKGGQIHKYSGEVDIAPTLLHLLGDDTKNYLMSGSDILSKNFKELVPFRNGDFVSKDYTKVGNNYYSNKTGEKIEPTDKASQENETVKKMLETSDKIVTEDLLRFYMPKGFTPIDRNQYDYTKKVQDEEDSSSAKDESSSSSK encoded by the coding sequence ATGAAAACATTTATTCAAAAACGAGGCCTCGGCTTCTTTGTTATTGCAGCCATCTTACTTTGGCTCAAAACGTATTCAGCGTATTTAATTGAATTTAAACTTGGTATATCAAATGTGCTTCAGCATATTTTGCTTTTCGTGAATCCTATTAGCTCCAGCTTGTTCTTTCTTGGCTTTGCTTTATTGTTCAAGAAAAAATGGCAGCCTGCCGCTATCATTGTGATTCATTTTTTCATGTCTTTTTTACTATACGCAAACATCGTGTACTATCGATTCTTCAATGACTTTATCACGCTGCCTACCGTGATGCAGGCAGGAACGAATGGCGGACAATTAGGTGATAGTGCATTTTCACTCATGCGTTGGACTGATATGTTTTACTTTATGGATACAATCATTTTGATCGTACTCGCAGTCCGCATGAAAAAGCAGCAGCAAACAAGTACAGCTACTGTACCTGTTCAAAAGTCAAAATCGTTTAGACTCGTCCTTGTGTCCTCTGTTGTGATCTTTGTGATGAACTTAGTCGCCGCAGAGATTGATCGACCAGAGCTTTTATCAAGATCGTTTGACCGCAATTATTTAGTTAAATATTTAGGTGCTTATAATTTTACTGTGTTTGATGCCATTCAAAATGTGAAATCAAACAGCCAGCGTGCTCTGGCAAATTCAAATGACGTGACAGATGTAGAGAACTATTTAAAAGCGAACAGCGCTGATCCTAACCCGGCGTATTACGGGAAAGCGAAAGGCATGAACGTGATCACCATTTCTCTTGAATCTCTGCAAAACTTTGTCATTGATTACAAAGTAAACGGAAAAGAAGTGACGCCATTCCTTAATTCATTGGCACACGACAACCAAACGTTTTACTTTGATAACTTCTTCCATCAAACAGGACAAGGAAAGACGTCTGATGCTGAATTTATGATGGATACTGGGCTATTCCCATTATCACAGGGCTCTGTTTTTATTAACAAAGCGCAAAACACGTATCAAGCACTTCCTGGCATCTTGAAGAAGGATCAATACACGTCAGCAGAATTCCACGGCAATACGAAAACCTTCTGGAACCGTAATGAAATGTTTAAGTCGTTTGGATATGACAGATTTTACGATTCTGAGTACTACGATATGAATGAGCAAGATACGAAGAACTATGGGCTGAAAGACAAACCTTTCTTCAAAGAATCCATGCCAATGCTCGAAAACTTGAAGCAGCCGTTTTATTCGAAATTCATTACGTTATCGAACCATTTCCCATTTGGAATGGATGAAGGTGATACCGATTTCGAACCTGGTGACTTCGGAGACTCTGTCGTCAATAACTATTTCCAATCGGCTCATTATTTAGATGAAGCCATTGAACAGTTCTTCAACGACTTGAAAAAATCAGGTCTCTATGACAATACAGTCGTCATTATGTACGGAGACCATTACGGCATTTCTGAAAATCACAATGAAGCGATGGAAAAAGTGACAGGACAAAAAATCGGAGATTATGAAAATGCGCAGCTCATGCGTGTGCCGCTCTTTATTCATGTACCAGGGGTAAAAGGCGGACAGATTCATAAATACTCTGGAGAAGTCGATATCGCACCAACCCTTCTGCACCTGCTCGGCGATGATACGAAGAACTATTTAATGTCTGGTTCTGATATCTTATCGAAGAACTTCAAAGAGCTTGTGCCATTTAGAAACGGTGACTTCGTCTCTAAGGACTACACAAAAGTAGGCAATAACTATTACAGCAACAAAACAGGCGAGAAAATTGAGCCGACTGATAAAGCATCACAAGAAAATGAAACGGTGAAAAAGATGCTGGAGACATCTGATAAGATCGTCACCGAAGATTTACTCCGTTTCTACATGCCTAAAGGCTTTACACCGATTGACCGCAATCAATATGACTATACAAAGAAAGTACAGGATGAAGAAGATTCCTCTTCCGCCAAAGATGAATCCAGCTCTTCATCAAAATAA
- a CDS encoding pyridoxal phosphate-dependent decarboxylase family protein, translating to MTVRAENLVQNWFPSEDGNAAERKELIKLMEQIVSGVDHLKDPNRAHLKGEKNRGEDFYQKLTETSQIPVNGQQAELVNEELLKLLHNHPYHTKYFFTNILPMASTPGILGMLTAMLVNGNNLWDVYGPAGAEAEVRVVSMMSKLIGYDPSVSGGYTTWGGQGAIFSGLRLAIAKVAPESLRKGVPQNLYAFCSDAAHYSLFKSMEATGLGTDNLIRIKTNKDHSMDMEDLRCQMERVAQNGGIPVYIVATTGTTDAIAIDDVKGVRETAEAIAEEYGLQVPHIHADSALGGFFAFFNEYDVAENPLQFSYGVLRMLKEIKAKFQHLSLADTMCFDFQKLGQTPYTSSLFLVKNAADLKRLDLEEQETPYVGHRGYGEYHTGYTLECSRMGSSISMLSVLLTFGIEGYQRLLGQFLEVNLAFREALSQEIPQAEVVNDDNVGMATLFRIYLDGSPRFQEEISGEATAMEIERNNELNKMLFEKLGEKRDEMFFGDTTKFLLVNAKEGQEFYLSVSKFFVISPYTLPEHIPHIVSYLKDVIASVCGQFEHVHA from the coding sequence ATGACTGTACGAGCAGAGAACCTCGTTCAGAACTGGTTTCCGAGTGAGGACGGAAATGCAGCAGAGCGTAAAGAACTCATCAAATTGATGGAGCAGATTGTTTCAGGGGTCGATCATCTGAAAGATCCGAACCGTGCACACCTAAAGGGTGAAAAGAATCGTGGAGAAGATTTTTACCAAAAGCTCACTGAAACAAGTCAAATTCCGGTGAACGGCCAACAAGCGGAACTTGTGAATGAAGAATTACTGAAGCTTTTACATAACCATCCATACCACACAAAGTATTTCTTCACGAACATTTTGCCAATGGCAAGTACACCAGGAATTCTAGGCATGCTGACGGCCATGCTGGTAAATGGAAACAACCTATGGGATGTTTATGGACCAGCAGGAGCGGAAGCTGAGGTCAGAGTGGTCTCAATGATGTCTAAGCTCATCGGATATGATCCAAGTGTGAGCGGGGGATATACAACATGGGGAGGTCAGGGAGCCATTTTCTCAGGACTACGTTTAGCGATTGCAAAAGTTGCGCCGGAGTCACTACGGAAAGGTGTCCCGCAAAATCTTTATGCGTTTTGTTCTGATGCTGCACATTACAGCTTATTTAAGTCAATGGAAGCAACAGGACTTGGCACAGACAATTTGATCAGAATTAAGACGAATAAAGATCATTCGATGGATATGGAAGATTTGCGTTGTCAAATGGAACGTGTTGCACAAAATGGCGGAATTCCCGTTTATATTGTCGCAACAACCGGAACAACAGATGCCATTGCAATTGATGATGTAAAAGGGGTACGTGAAACAGCAGAAGCCATTGCTGAGGAGTATGGTCTACAGGTGCCGCATATTCATGCGGATTCAGCGCTCGGCGGATTTTTTGCTTTCTTTAATGAGTATGATGTAGCTGAAAACCCGCTGCAATTCTCATACGGTGTTCTTCGTATGCTAAAAGAAATCAAAGCGAAATTCCAGCATCTTTCTCTTGCTGACACGATGTGCTTTGACTTTCAAAAGCTCGGCCAAACACCTTACACATCTAGTTTATTCTTAGTGAAAAATGCTGCTGACCTAAAGCGTTTAGATCTGGAAGAACAAGAGACACCATATGTTGGTCATAGAGGCTACGGCGAATACCATACGGGTTATACACTGGAATGCTCAAGAATGGGAAGCTCTATCAGTATGCTGAGTGTGCTGTTAACGTTTGGAATTGAAGGCTACCAGCGCTTGCTCGGTCAATTCCTAGAGGTGAACCTTGCCTTTAGAGAAGCACTCAGTCAAGAAATTCCGCAAGCTGAAGTCGTGAATGATGACAACGTCGGAATGGCTACATTATTTAGAATTTACCTAGACGGCTCACCGCGTTTTCAAGAAGAGATTTCAGGCGAAGCGACTGCAATGGAAATTGAGCGGAATAATGAATTGAACAAAATGCTGTTTGAAAAGCTTGGAGAGAAAAGAGACGAAATGTTCTTTGGCGATACAACGAAGTTTTTACTTGTAAATGCAAAAGAAGGACAAGAATTCTATCTAAGTGTTAGTAAGTTTTTTGTTATCTCACCTTATACGTTACCAGAGCATATCCCACATATCGTATCTTATTTAAAAGATGTGATCGCATCTGTTTGTGGACAATTTGAACATGTACATGCTTAA
- a CDS encoding methyl-accepting chemotaxis protein produces the protein MAKQRKFGGYTISSKIMSVVVVTLLATVALFVLTFYLVSQDLSSQLLKQFDYRLTTDIDTAKKEIDNLDGNVLGISGKDDPLYVEVKKKFKELQEDHTLENLYVLSNKGGKERIIILTGEENDFDQDYAFSDEMKQALSEDKMIKSDIYKDSFGTHKSVFLPIKDSGGELTGILGIDLDASVVPETTKKLTIYITVASAIVLIGGLFFSFIMGRRIAKPARSLMESANRIADGDLTGMVEVESKDEIGQLAASFQKMQGRIKELIAKISNSSSEVSKMSSQLRTVTNESSQSAQQVSEAMTNMSEGINDSVANITDCTTSVAEIDTQIEGVTKEVDEMKSVSSDVQEQSESGQKLVNHVLEHLNMLHDKMTNSKQAAEELQSHSTEIESVISIITDISAQTNLLALNASIEAARVGEEGKGFAVVADEVRKLAEQSADAAKTVSDLVIGTQENSQRVLESVEESSKAVEEGREQMEGTSQNFAVIYDGVSQFSRRTNNLLASIKQVEQAYQTISTSIEQISVVSEEHAASSQEVAAATEQQSAGMQQISSAIEQLSDMSEDLAQMVSTFKIDNK, from the coding sequence ATGGCGAAACAAAGGAAATTTGGAGGGTACACGATATCCTCTAAAATCATGTCAGTCGTTGTCGTAACATTACTCGCAACCGTTGCACTATTCGTTTTAACATTTTATCTAGTCAGCCAGGATTTATCATCCCAGTTATTAAAGCAATTTGATTATCGATTAACAACAGATATTGATACTGCAAAGAAAGAAATCGATAATTTGGATGGAAACGTTCTTGGCATTAGCGGGAAGGATGATCCCCTTTATGTGGAGGTCAAAAAGAAATTCAAGGAGCTTCAAGAAGATCATACGCTTGAGAACTTATACGTGCTATCTAATAAAGGCGGCAAAGAAAGAATTATTATATTAACTGGGGAAGAAAATGATTTTGATCAAGATTATGCCTTTTCAGATGAGATGAAACAAGCACTTTCTGAAGATAAAATGATCAAAAGTGATATTTACAAAGACTCATTTGGTACACATAAATCAGTCTTTTTGCCAATCAAAGATTCAGGCGGTGAACTGACGGGGATTTTAGGAATTGATTTAGATGCATCTGTTGTGCCTGAAACAACGAAGAAGCTGACGATCTATATCACGGTTGCATCTGCTATTGTGCTCATCGGTGGGTTGTTTTTCTCCTTTATCATGGGCAGAAGAATTGCGAAACCAGCACGTTCATTGATGGAATCAGCGAACCGAATTGCTGACGGTGATTTAACTGGAATGGTAGAGGTTGAAAGTAAAGATGAGATCGGTCAACTTGCCGCATCCTTCCAAAAGATGCAGGGGCGGATCAAAGAGCTCATTGCGAAGATCTCAAACTCATCTAGTGAAGTGTCGAAAATGTCCTCACAGCTTCGCACCGTAACGAATGAATCGAGTCAAAGTGCGCAGCAAGTGTCAGAAGCCATGACGAATATGAGTGAAGGAATCAATGATTCTGTCGCAAATATTACGGATTGTACAACATCCGTTGCAGAGATCGATACTCAAATCGAAGGTGTCACAAAAGAAGTCGATGAAATGAAATCTGTTTCATCTGACGTACAAGAGCAGTCAGAATCTGGTCAAAAACTAGTGAATCATGTGCTTGAGCATCTGAATATGTTACATGACAAGATGACCAACTCAAAGCAGGCAGCAGAAGAATTACAATCTCATTCCACGGAGATTGAAAGTGTCATCTCGATTATTACGGACATTTCAGCGCAAACGAATCTGCTTGCACTGAATGCTTCAATTGAAGCGGCACGTGTTGGAGAAGAAGGAAAAGGGTTTGCTGTTGTGGCAGATGAGGTGCGTAAGTTAGCTGAGCAATCAGCGGATGCGGCTAAAACCGTTTCAGACCTCGTCATCGGCACACAGGAAAACAGTCAGCGTGTTCTTGAAAGCGTAGAGGAAAGCAGTAAAGCAGTGGAAGAAGGACGTGAACAAATGGAAGGCACGTCACAAAACTTCGCTGTGATTTACGATGGCGTATCTCAGTTTTCAAGAAGAACGAACAATTTGCTTGCTTCTATTAAGCAAGTAGAGCAAGCATATCAAACGATTTCTACATCGATTGAACAAATTTCGGTTGTATCGGAAGAACACGCCGCCAGCTCTCAAGAAGTAGCGGCAGCAACAGAACAGCAAAGTGCTGGCATGCAGCAAATTTCAAGTGCGATTGAACAGCTCTCTGATATGTCAGAGGACTTAGCACAGATGGTATCTACTTTCAAAATCGACAATAAATAA